A region of Aquipuribacter hungaricus DNA encodes the following proteins:
- a CDS encoding ATP-binding protein, with translation MDELQLPCEPTSPRAARRWLRALVEHHDADAGDTLELLLTEVVTNVVVHAGTPSTLRFFDVGPVLCVEVEDGSVQPPYRARPSRASDENGRGVELLNSLSVFWGCRRVPGGKVVWFCVPTTPAAVSSGTAQALRWAG, from the coding sequence GTGGACGAGCTCCAGCTGCCGTGCGAGCCGACCTCCCCCCGGGCGGCGCGCCGCTGGCTCCGGGCGCTGGTGGAGCACCACGACGCCGACGCCGGCGACACCCTGGAGCTGCTGCTCACCGAGGTGGTGACCAACGTCGTGGTCCACGCCGGCACCCCGAGCACCCTCCGCTTCTTCGACGTCGGGCCGGTGCTCTGCGTCGAGGTCGAGGACGGGTCCGTCCAGCCGCCCTACCGCGCCCGGCCGAGCCGGGCGTCGGACGAGAACGGACGGGGGGTCGAGCTCCTCAACTCCCTGTCGGTGTTCTGGGGGTGCCGCCGGGTCCCCGGGGGGAAGGTCGTGTGGTTCTGCGTCCCCACGACCCCCGCCGCCGTCTCGTCGGGGACGGCCCAGGCGCTGCGCTGGGCCGGCTGA
- a CDS encoding MFS transporter encodes MTQHRPTGTAPTTAAPSSARTAAPVWPALAALALGGFGIGTTEFATMGVLPEMARDLGATVPEGGHLVSAYAVGVVVGAPTLAALGARLPRRMLLLALVSAVLVGNALSAVAPSFPALLVARFLSGLPHGAYFGIAAVVAASLVTPDRRARAVARVMLGLTVSNVVGVPLATVLGQQLGWRSTYAAVVLVSGLALVAISRCVPPVAALDGASPRRELGALRRPQVWLTLAVGSVGFGGFFAVYSYITPTLVEVAGFRTAAVPAALALFGVGMTVGTELGGRLADRSVMGTLFLGMTASALALAAFSVTVHTVVGAAVTVFVIGMTGSSTIPALQTRLMDVAGDAQSLAAAGNHAALNAGNALGAFLGGAVVAAGFGWTSPALVGAGLGVLGLGVLTVSYLLDRRAGGPAAPVATAPVTAPVDAPVDATPQGSAAPVG; translated from the coding sequence GTGACCCAGCACCGCCCGACCGGCACCGCCCCGACGACCGCCGCCCCGAGCTCGGCTCGTACCGCGGCCCCCGTGTGGCCGGCCCTCGCGGCCCTCGCCCTCGGCGGCTTCGGCATCGGCACCACGGAGTTCGCCACCATGGGGGTGCTCCCGGAGATGGCGCGCGACCTCGGTGCGACCGTGCCGGAGGGGGGCCACCTGGTCTCCGCCTACGCGGTCGGCGTCGTGGTCGGCGCACCGACCCTGGCCGCCCTCGGCGCGCGGCTGCCGCGGCGGATGCTCCTGCTGGCGCTGGTGTCCGCGGTGCTCGTCGGCAACGCCCTGTCCGCCGTGGCGCCGTCCTTCCCGGCGCTCCTCGTCGCCCGCTTCCTCAGCGGCCTGCCCCACGGCGCGTACTTCGGCATCGCCGCGGTGGTCGCGGCCTCCCTCGTCACGCCCGACCGGCGTGCCCGGGCCGTGGCCCGGGTCATGCTCGGGCTCACGGTGTCCAACGTCGTCGGCGTGCCCCTGGCGACGGTGCTCGGGCAGCAGCTCGGCTGGCGCAGCACGTACGCCGCCGTCGTGCTGGTGTCGGGGCTCGCGCTGGTCGCCATCAGCCGCTGCGTCCCGCCCGTCGCCGCGCTGGACGGCGCGTCGCCCCGACGCGAGCTGGGGGCCCTGCGCCGCCCGCAGGTGTGGCTCACCCTGGCCGTCGGGTCGGTCGGCTTCGGCGGGTTCTTCGCCGTCTACAGCTACATCACCCCGACGCTGGTGGAGGTGGCGGGCTTCCGCACCGCCGCCGTGCCCGCCGCCCTGGCCCTGTTCGGCGTCGGCATGACGGTGGGCACCGAGCTGGGCGGCCGGCTCGCCGACCGGTCGGTGATGGGGACGCTGTTCCTCGGCATGACCGCCTCGGCCCTGGCGCTGGCCGCATTCTCCGTCACGGTGCACACCGTCGTCGGCGCCGCCGTCACGGTGTTCGTCATCGGGATGACGGGCTCCTCGACGATCCCGGCCCTGCAGACCCGGCTCATGGACGTCGCCGGGGACGCGCAGTCGCTCGCCGCGGCCGGCAACCACGCGGCGCTCAACGCGGGCAACGCGCTGGGGGCCTTCCTGGGCGGCGCGGTCGTCGCCGCGGGCTTCGGCTGGACGTCGCCCGCCCTGGTCGGCGCGGGGCTGGGTGTCCTCGGCCTCGGCGTGCTCACCGTCTCGTACCTGCTCGACCGGCGCGCGGGCGGTCCCGCGGCCCCGGTCGCCACCGCCCCGGTGACCGCACCGGTCGACGCACCGGTCGACGCCACCCCGCAGGGCTCAGCCGCGCCCGTCGGCTGA
- a CDS encoding phosphotransferase has protein sequence MTPGAASGGEVLRGGTSNDGLVVRVDGTVRRPQTRASPAVHALLRHLQDQGFDGAPRYLGEDEQGREVLSYVEGDVPTAPFPAWAASDEVLVGVVDLLRRYHRAVAGFDPAGRVWGSEVPPAYRGGLVGHNDLSPDNVVLRDGRAVALIDFDLASPGSALWDLALLVRLWVPLRDPDDVPDARSGRALERLRLAADAYGLPAADRARLVQAARESHGWCYGIVRAGAERGQAGYARYWTPRAQEHDQRGRRWLAASEGALERALGTDRTGAGPEGAVRSADGRG, from the coding sequence GTGACCCCGGGCGCGGCCTCCGGCGGGGAGGTACTCCGGGGCGGCACGTCCAACGACGGCCTCGTGGTGAGGGTCGACGGCACCGTGCGCCGGCCCCAGACGCGGGCCAGCCCCGCGGTGCACGCGCTGCTGCGGCACCTCCAGGACCAGGGCTTCGACGGCGCCCCGCGGTACCTGGGCGAGGACGAGCAGGGCCGCGAGGTGCTCAGCTACGTCGAGGGCGACGTGCCGACGGCGCCGTTCCCCGCGTGGGCGGCCTCGGACGAGGTGCTCGTCGGCGTCGTGGACCTGCTGCGCCGCTACCACCGCGCCGTCGCCGGCTTCGACCCCGCGGGCCGCGTCTGGGGCTCCGAGGTGCCGCCGGCCTACCGCGGGGGGCTCGTCGGGCACAACGACCTCAGCCCGGACAACGTCGTGCTCCGCGACGGCCGGGCGGTCGCGCTCATCGACTTCGACCTGGCCAGCCCCGGCTCGGCGCTGTGGGACCTGGCGCTGCTGGTCCGCCTCTGGGTGCCGCTGCGCGACCCGGACGACGTGCCCGACGCCCGGTCGGGGCGGGCCCTCGAGCGGCTCAGGCTCGCGGCCGACGCCTACGGGCTCCCGGCCGCGGACCGCGCGAGGCTGGTGCAGGCCGCCCGCGAGAGCCACGGCTGGTGCTACGGCATCGTCCGGGCGGGCGCCGAGCGGGGCCAGGCCGGGTACGCCCGGTACTGGACCCCCCGGGCCCAGGAGCACGACCAGCGCGGGCGGCGCTGGCTGGCGGCGTCCGAGGGTGCGCTCGAGCGGGCCCTCGGGACGGACCGGACCGGTGCGGGTCCTGAGGGTGCCGTGCGGTCAGCCGACGGGCGCGGCTGA
- a CDS encoding sugar-binding transcriptional regulator, whose protein sequence is MTAQPVAGHAKTVLAASIARRYYIDGRSKSEIADEFRISRFKVARLLDDSRASGLVRIEIGHPGATVAVGLSAELQDAFSLTHAIVVDTPDEHPGALMQKVGRAAAELLEEIVTPDDVLGLGWARSLLAMNSALTQLAPCAVVQLTGALSRPDVDDSSIDLVRDVARLGGGTAYYYHYPMIVPDAQTATVLRAQPEVARAFEQFRSVTKAVVGLGSWEPPYSTVYDALSEQERQELRALGVRADVSGVLLDGDGAEVDAPLAQRMICVRHADLRAVPEVIGVVYGTEKVEAAQAAVRGGCVDSIVTHSSVARALLARA, encoded by the coding sequence ATGACCGCACAGCCCGTCGCCGGGCACGCCAAGACGGTGCTGGCCGCCTCCATCGCCCGCCGGTACTACATCGACGGCCGGTCCAAGAGCGAGATCGCCGACGAGTTCCGGATCAGCCGGTTCAAGGTCGCGCGGCTGCTCGACGACAGCCGGGCCAGCGGCCTGGTCCGCATCGAGATCGGCCACCCCGGCGCGACGGTCGCCGTGGGGCTGTCCGCGGAGCTGCAGGACGCCTTCTCCCTCACCCACGCCATCGTCGTCGACACCCCCGACGAGCACCCGGGCGCGCTCATGCAGAAGGTGGGCCGCGCGGCGGCGGAGCTGCTGGAGGAGATCGTCACCCCCGACGACGTCCTCGGCCTCGGCTGGGCCCGCTCGCTGCTGGCGATGAACTCCGCCCTGACGCAGCTCGCGCCCTGCGCGGTCGTCCAGCTCACGGGGGCGCTGTCGCGCCCGGATGTCGACGACAGCTCCATCGACCTGGTCCGCGACGTGGCCCGGCTCGGCGGCGGGACCGCGTACTACTACCACTACCCGATGATCGTCCCCGACGCCCAGACCGCCACCGTGCTGCGGGCGCAGCCCGAGGTCGCCCGCGCCTTCGAGCAGTTCCGGTCCGTCACCAAGGCCGTCGTCGGGCTGGGGAGCTGGGAGCCGCCGTACTCCACGGTCTACGACGCGCTGTCGGAGCAGGAGCGGCAGGAGCTGCGCGCCCTCGGTGTCCGGGCCGACGTGTCCGGGGTGCTCCTGGACGGCGACGGGGCGGAGGTCGACGCGCCGCTGGCCCAGCGGATGATCTGCGTCCGGCACGCGGACCTGCGCGCGGTCCCGGAGGTGATCGGCGTCGTCTACGGCACCGAGAAGGTGGAGGCGGCGCAGGCGGCGGTCCGGGGAGGGTGCGTCGACAGCATCGTCACCCACAGCAGCGTCGCCCGGGCGCTGCTCGCCCGGGCGTGA